Genomic DNA from Candidatus Nitronereus thalassa:
TAAATTTTCCTCTTGCTTACGGCTGTCCCCCAACCGCTTGCGCTAAATTCGTCTCTGCCGCACGGAACTGTCCTAGGGAATCCACATACGAAAGTTGGGCGGTGATCAGGTCATCTTGTACCACGATCAATTGCAGTAAACCGATTTTCCCCTCCCGGTAGGAAATTTCGATAAACCGGAAATTTTCATCGATTCGATCGAGCACCTCGGCTTCAAATACCTCTACAGATTGAAGAGCCGCCTGGTACGCTTGAAAAGCCGTTTCCACTTCCCGCTCGATATTCCGAGTGACGGCGACAACTTGGTGCCGGCTTCGATTGAGCTCTCCACCCTGCGTGACGAGTTCGCCTTGCTTCCGATCGAATAGGGGAAGAGGAATGCTGACCCCTCCGCCCACGATTTTGCTGGCGCCTTCAGGTCCCTCGGTTTCGGTCTGATAGAAACCTTGAAACGTGGGATTCGGCACGATAAGCCGACGGGTCAGATCCATGGCGGCTTTTACCCGGGCCACCTCCCTTTTCGCGGCTATCAGATCAGGCCGCTGCGCCTGTGCACTCTGAAGAAGGTCAGGCAATAGAACGGCTTTGGGTGAATTCCGGAGTTGGCCGCTCAACTCGATCGAGCGATCAGGCTCCCATCCCAGCAACCGCCGGAGGTCCACCAAGGCATTTTGGAATAAGGCTTCGGCCACGAAGGTCTCCTTCCGTGACTGGCCATAGCGGATTTCCGCCAAGTTGGATTCCATAATAGGCGCCACGCCGGCTTTGAACCGCGCTTTGGAGGCATTGCGGATACGCAGGTTTAATTTCTCGATTTCCTTCCTCAATTCAAGGCGTTTTTTCAAGGTGAGCGCTTGGAAGAACGCGCGTGTCACCTGCCCGGTGATAACCCGCTCGCGATCCTTGACCTGGGCTTCGACTCGGGTCACACTTCGAGTTGCCGCCTCTCTTCGGAGTCCACGTTGCCCGGCAACCTCCACTTCTTGTGACAGCGTAACCTGAAAATCCGATTCATTCCCTGATCCCGGATTATTTCGATTCCACGCCTGACCATTGAGACTTGGATTAAACCGATTGAAGAGCCGGGACCTCACTTCACGCCCTCTGGCCACTTCCACCTCTTGTCGGATAGCCAGGAGATCGGGATTGCGCTCAAGAGCAGTCTTGACAGCTTGCTCTACGGTCAACGACTCCACAGCATCGACGGGATGACTCCCCAAGCTCAGCAAGAGAAGCACAAGGAATAGGTATCTCAATTGTTTTCGCGTCATGATGTCTGTCCCTCGTAAGCGGCGGACCAATCTGCAGAATGAAAATGCCTTGACCTGTCCAAACGTCTGTTGTAGCTGCGCCATCTCATGGCGCCTCTCTCTGGCGCGCGGGAGAGGCAGCATGAGATGCTGCAGCTACAGGAGAACGTTATTTTCTACATAAAAATGAAAGGGAAGAAATGATTTTCCCTCTTGTACCATTTCAGACTTTTGAAGATTTGTTCGAGTCAGAAACTCAAAAGGAAATTAAGCGGAGAGAATTG
This window encodes:
- a CDS encoding TolC family protein, producing MTRKQLRYLFLVLLLLSLGSHPVDAVESLTVEQAVKTALERNPDLLAIRQEVEVARGREVRSRLFNRFNPSLNGQAWNRNNPGSGNESDFQVTLSQEVEVAGQRGLRREAATRSVTRVEAQVKDRERVITGQVTRAFFQALTLKKRLELRKEIEKLNLRIRNASKARFKAGVAPIMESNLAEIRYGQSRKETFVAEALFQNALVDLRRLLGWEPDRSIELSGQLRNSPKAVLLPDLLQSAQAQRPDLIAAKREVARVKAAMDLTRRLIVPNPTFQGFYQTETEGPEGASKIVGGGVSIPLPLFDRKQGELVTQGGELNRSRHQVVAVTRNIEREVETAFQAYQAALQSVEVFEAEVLDRIDENFRFIEISYREGKIGLLQLIVVQDDLITAQLSYVDSLGQFRAAETNLAQAVGGQP